A single region of the Lotus japonicus ecotype B-129 chromosome 4, LjGifu_v1.2 genome encodes:
- the LOC130710306 gene encoding RNA polymerase II C-terminal domain phosphatase-like 4 isoform X2 → MREGKNRLHLLMPSHQSILTQNTDARSANLSSDNEAENIDESESGRTKRRKVETTEAIEESTLRQNSEVSVENVCAHPGSFGSLCIRCGQKLDEEYGVSFGYIHKGLRLHDEEISRLRNKDMKNLLCQKKLYLVLDLDNTLLNSTRLGSLSSEELHLLTQTDSQEDISNGSLFKLECVERMTKLRPFVRTFLKEASKMFEMYIYTMASRRYALEVVKLLDPQGEYFNDKVISRYDGTQKHQKGLDVVLGPESAILILDDTHRVWTKHQDNLIMIKRYHYFASDLKHFGFSCKSLAEMKVDEQETTGVLARMLNVLKQVHFTFFDKLEEDYVDRDVRKVVSSLRSEVLSGCVIVFFRTKPAPLPFLQEIAMQMGATCMEKLDPSVTHVVSTKARTEKFQWAEKENKFLVHPQWIYDAYCFWQKPPETNYICKNIDRERKKTGPDTTTEGGATTITASDSAAQPRELRQEGLQTATAVMDSL, encoded by the exons ATGAGGGAGGGGAAAAACAGGTTGCACTTGTTGATGCCCTCACATCAATCCATACTCACGCAGAACACAG ATGCACGCTCAGCCAACTTGTCATCTGATAATGAAGCTGAAAACATAGATGAGTCTGAGAGTGGGAG AACCAAAAGACGAAAAGTTGAAACGACTGAGGCAATTGAGGAATCTACTTTGAGACAAAATTCAG AGGTCTCTGTGGAGAATGTATGCGCACATCCTGGGTCATTTGGCAGTTTGTGTATACGTTGTGGGCAAAAGTTAGATGAGGAATATGGCGTATCATTTGGATACATACATAAG GGATTGAGACTTCATGATGAGGAAATTTCTAGATTGCGGAATAAAGACATGAAGAATTTGTTGTGTCAGAAAAAGCTTTACTTGGTTCTTGATCTCGATAACACATTATTAAATTCCACTCGCCTTGGTAGTTTGAGCTCAGAAGAGTTGCACTTACTTACCCAGACAGATTCTCAAGAAG ATATCTCCAATGGTAGTCTCTTCAAATTGGAGTGTGTGGAAAGGATGACCAAGTTAAGGCCTTTTGTCCGAACATTTCTAAAAGAAGCTAGCAAGATGTTCGAGATGTACATATACACCATGGCTAGTCGACGGTATGCACTAGAGGTGGTTAAGCTCCTTGATCCTCAAGGCGAATACTTCAATGATAAGGTGATTTCTCGATATGATGGGACTCAAAAGCATCAGAAAGGTCTTGATGTTGTGCTGGGGCCAGAAAGCGCCATCCTAATTCTTGATGACACGCACCGT GTCTGGACGAAGCATCAAGATAATTTGATAATGATCAAAAGATACCATTATTTTGCTTCGGATTTGAAGCATTTTGGTTTCAGTTGCAAATCCCTTGCAGaaatgaaggttgatgaacaaGAAACTACAGGAGTACTTGCAAGAATGCTCAACGTGCTCAAGCAAGTCCACTTCACATTCTTTGAC AAACTTGAAGAAGATTATGTTGATCGAGATGTCCGGAAG gtTGTGTCATCACTTCGAAGTGAAGTCTTAAGCGGGTGTGTGATCGTTTTCTTCCGTACTAAGCCTGCACCATTACCATTTCTCCAGGAGATTGCAATGCAGATGGGAGCCACTTGTATGGAGAAACTTGACCCCTCAGTCACACATGTAGTTTCTACTAAGGCTAGAACTGAGAAGTTCCAGTGGGCTGAGAAAGAAAATAAGTTCTTGGTTCATCCTCAATGGATATATGATGCTTATTGTTTTTGGCAAAAGCCACCTGAGACGAACTACATTTGCAAAAACATTGATAGGGAAAGGAAGAAAACAGGGCCAGACACCACCACAGAGGGTGGTGCGACAACCATTACTGCCAGTGATTCAGCCGCACAGCCAAGGGAACTTAGGCAGGAGGGGCTCCAAACTGCTACAGCAGTTATGGACAGTTTGTAA
- the LOC130710306 gene encoding RNA polymerase II C-terminal domain phosphatase-like 4 isoform X1: MHRKPLQIFVQSPHLQQFRHEFVTGNQTLADLKRPLFPESHHLSSFYFTLNGKPLPEETPLSALRIAPLSTLFLRSRLRGGDASRRNCYPNKSAEEKPDKVDPSSKERLSKWLNCALSNEPLREPCVIDKLGNVFNKEALVGGLIGNKLPEEFGHIKGLEDVIAIRLSSIPGAEYGARFQCPVSGLEFNGTYKVFALRTCGHVLSEKALKEDRSSSCLVCREDYAEDDKVVINWNEDEEAVLRESMGKEEEKNRIQDEGGEKQVALVDALTSIHTHAEHRTKRRKVETTEAIEESTLRQNSEVSVENVCAHPGSFGSLCIRCGQKLDEEYGVSFGYIHKGLRLHDEEISRLRNKDMKNLLCQKKLYLVLDLDNTLLNSTRLGSLSSEELHLLTQTDSQEDISNGSLFKLECVERMTKLRPFVRTFLKEASKMFEMYIYTMASRRYALEVVKLLDPQGEYFNDKVISRYDGTQKHQKGLDVVLGPESAILILDDTHRVWTKHQDNLIMIKRYHYFASDLKHFGFSCKSLAEMKVDEQETTGVLARMLNVLKQVHFTFFDKLEEDYVDRDVRKVVSSLRSEVLSGCVIVFFRTKPAPLPFLQEIAMQMGATCMEKLDPSVTHVVSTKARTEKFQWAEKENKFLVHPQWIYDAYCFWQKPPETNYICKNIDRERKKTGPDTTTEGGATTITASDSAAQPRELRQEGLQTATAVMDSL, encoded by the exons ATGCATCGCAAACCACTCCAAATCTTTGTCCAATCACCGCACCTCCAACAATTCCGTCATGAATTTGTTACTGGCAATCAAACCCTTGCTGACCTGAAACGCCCTCTCTTCCCGGAATCACACCACCTATCCTCCTTCTACTTCACCCTCAATGGCAAACCCCTCCCTGAGGAAACCCCTCTTTCGGCCCTCCGAATCGCCCCTCTCTCCACCCTCTTCCTCCGGTCCCGCCTCCGTGGTGGTGACGCAAGCCGTCGCAATTGCTACCCGAACAAATCCGCGGAGGAGAAGCCGGACAAGGTGGACCCCAGCAGTAAGGAGAGGCTGTCTAAGTGGCTGAACTGCGCGCTCTCGAACGAGCCCTTGAGGGAACCCTGCGTGATCGACAAGCTCGGGAATGTCTTCAACAAGGAAGCCCTTGTTGGGGGTTTGATCGGGAACAAGCTCCCAGAGGAGTTTGGGCACATCAAGGGTTTGGAGGACGTGATCGCGATTCGGCTTTCTTCGATTCCCGGGGCTGAATATGGGGCTAGGTTTCAGTGCCCTGTTTCTGGACTCGAGTTCAATGGAACGTATAAAGTTTTCGCTCTGAGGACTTGTGGGCACGTTCTTAGTGAAAAGGCTTTGAAGGAGGATCGGTCGTCGAGTTGTTTGGTTTGCCGTGAGGATTATGCGGAGGATGATAAGGTTGTGATCAATTGGAATGAAGATGAGGAGGCTGTTTTGAGGGAGAGTAtggggaaggaggaggagaagaacaGGATTCAGGATGAGGGAGGGGAAAAACAGGTTGCACTTGTTGATGCCCTCACATCAATCCATACTCACGCAGAACACAG AACCAAAAGACGAAAAGTTGAAACGACTGAGGCAATTGAGGAATCTACTTTGAGACAAAATTCAG AGGTCTCTGTGGAGAATGTATGCGCACATCCTGGGTCATTTGGCAGTTTGTGTATACGTTGTGGGCAAAAGTTAGATGAGGAATATGGCGTATCATTTGGATACATACATAAG GGATTGAGACTTCATGATGAGGAAATTTCTAGATTGCGGAATAAAGACATGAAGAATTTGTTGTGTCAGAAAAAGCTTTACTTGGTTCTTGATCTCGATAACACATTATTAAATTCCACTCGCCTTGGTAGTTTGAGCTCAGAAGAGTTGCACTTACTTACCCAGACAGATTCTCAAGAAG ATATCTCCAATGGTAGTCTCTTCAAATTGGAGTGTGTGGAAAGGATGACCAAGTTAAGGCCTTTTGTCCGAACATTTCTAAAAGAAGCTAGCAAGATGTTCGAGATGTACATATACACCATGGCTAGTCGACGGTATGCACTAGAGGTGGTTAAGCTCCTTGATCCTCAAGGCGAATACTTCAATGATAAGGTGATTTCTCGATATGATGGGACTCAAAAGCATCAGAAAGGTCTTGATGTTGTGCTGGGGCCAGAAAGCGCCATCCTAATTCTTGATGACACGCACCGT GTCTGGACGAAGCATCAAGATAATTTGATAATGATCAAAAGATACCATTATTTTGCTTCGGATTTGAAGCATTTTGGTTTCAGTTGCAAATCCCTTGCAGaaatgaaggttgatgaacaaGAAACTACAGGAGTACTTGCAAGAATGCTCAACGTGCTCAAGCAAGTCCACTTCACATTCTTTGAC AAACTTGAAGAAGATTATGTTGATCGAGATGTCCGGAAG gtTGTGTCATCACTTCGAAGTGAAGTCTTAAGCGGGTGTGTGATCGTTTTCTTCCGTACTAAGCCTGCACCATTACCATTTCTCCAGGAGATTGCAATGCAGATGGGAGCCACTTGTATGGAGAAACTTGACCCCTCAGTCACACATGTAGTTTCTACTAAGGCTAGAACTGAGAAGTTCCAGTGGGCTGAGAAAGAAAATAAGTTCTTGGTTCATCCTCAATGGATATATGATGCTTATTGTTTTTGGCAAAAGCCACCTGAGACGAACTACATTTGCAAAAACATTGATAGGGAAAGGAAGAAAACAGGGCCAGACACCACCACAGAGGGTGGTGCGACAACCATTACTGCCAGTGATTCAGCCGCACAGCCAAGGGAACTTAGGCAGGAGGGGCTCCAAACTGCTACAGCAGTTATGGACAGTTTGTAA
- the LOC130710307 gene encoding RNA polymerase II C-terminal domain phosphatase-like 4 isoform X1, which yields MKKTHRKPFQIFIQSPHLQQLRHESVTADQTLADLKRSLFPASHHLSSFYFTLHGKPLPEETPLLTLRIAPLSTLVLQPRLRGGVANDAESRDGYLDIYTEKTPDSVDFNKQRLSKSMNCTLSKVPLREPCVIDKLGNVFNKEALEGALLGKNLPEKFWHIQDLKDLITIWLSSIPGDEDGARFQCPVSGLEFNGMNSFFALRNCGHVLSAKALKEVNSSSCLVCHEGFAEFDKVLINGSEGEGEVVVLREKTRMNPSYQSIDVKNTDASSSSSSSDKEAENIDEAESGSTKRRKVETEETEGSTLEGIMGPELVAQASVGNGCIHPYSFRGMCMDCEQDLDEKYGIPFEYIHEGLRLHDVEISRVRNEETKHFLCHKKLYLVLDLDQTLLNSVRFDRLSSKELYLLTHTDSLGDSLFKSDTDMMTKLRPFVRTFLKEASKYFEMYIYTMGNRSYAQKMAKLLDPQAEYFKRKVISRDDNTQKHQKGLDVVLGQESAVLILDDTKKVWTKHEDNLILIERYHFFARSRRQFGLNFESLAELKTDENETDGALKRILVLLKLVHYIFFYVLKEDLIDRDVRKVLSSLRTFK from the exons atgaagaagacGCATCGCAAACCCTTCCAAATCTTCATCCAATCGCCGCACCTCCAACAACTCCGCCACGAATCCGTCACCGCCGATCAAACCCTCGCCGACCTGAAACGCTCTCTGTTTCCGGCATCACACCACCTATCCTCTTTTTACTTCACCCTCCATGGGAAACCCCTTCCCGAAGAAACCCCTCTCTTAACCCTCCGAATTGCCCCTCTCTCCACCCTCGTCCTCCAACCCCGCCTCCGCGGCGGGGTCGCAAACGACGCCGAGTCCCGCGACGGCTACCTGGACATATACACGGAGAAAACCCCCGACAGTGTGGACTTTAACAAGCAGAGGCTGTCGAAATCGATGAACTGCACACTCTCGAAGGTTCCCTTGAGGGAACCCTGCGTGATCGACAAGCTTGGGAATGTTTTCAACAAGGAAGCGCTAGAGGGGGCTTTGCTTGGGAAAAATCTCCCTGAGAAGTTTTGGCACATACAGGATTTGAAGGACTTGATCACGATTTGGCTTTCTTCGATTCCTGGGGATGAAGATGGGGCTAGGTTTCAGTGCCCTGTTTCCGGTCTTGAATTCAATGGAATGAATAGTTTTTTCGCTCTGAGGAATTGTGGGCATGTTCTGAGTGCAAAGGCTTTGAAGGAGGTTAATTCGTCGAGTTGTTTGGTTTGCCACGAGGGTTTTGCGGAGTTTGATAAGGTTTTGATCAATGGGAGTGAAGGTGAAGGTGAGGTTGTTGTTTTGAGGGAGAAGACCAGGATGAATCCCTCATATCAATCCATAGACGTGAAGAACACAG ATGCAAGCTCATCCAGCTCATCATCTGATAAAGAAGCTGAAAACATAGATGAGGCTGAGAGTGGGAG TACCAAAAGACGAAAAGTTGAAACTGAGGAAACTGAGGGATCTACTTTGGAAGGAATTATGGGACCGGAATTAG ttgcACAGGCCTCTGTGGGAAATGGATGTATACATCCTTACTCATTTAGAGGTATGTGTATGGATTGTGAGCAAGATCTGGATGAGAAATATGGCATACCATTTGAATACATACATGAG GGACTGAGACTTCATGATGTGGAAATTTCTAGAGTGCGGAATGAAGAGACAAAGCATTTTTTATGTCATAAAAAGCTATACTTGGTTCTTGATCTCGATCAGACATTGCTAAATTCCGTTCGCTTTGATCGTTTGAGCTCAAAAGAGTTGTATTTACTTACCCATACAGATTCTCTAGGAG ATAGCCTCTTCAAATCAGACACCGACATGATGACCAAGTTGAGGCCTTTTGTCCGCACATTTCTCAAAGAAGCAAGTAAATACTTTGAGATGTACATATACACCATGGGTAATCGGAGCTATGCACAGAAGATGGCTAAGCTGCTTGATCCTCAAGCAGAATACTTCAAACGTAAGGTGATTTCTCGAGACGATAacacgcaaaagcatcaaaagGGTCTTGATGTTGTGCTGGGGCAAGAAAGTGCCGTCCTTATTCTTGATGACACAAAAAAA GTATGGACGAAGCATGAAGATAATCTGATACTGATTGAAAGATACCATTTTTTTGCTCGGAGTCGTCGGCAGTTTGGTTTGAATTTCGAATCACTTGCTGAATTGAAGACTGATGAAAATGAAACTGATGGAGCACTTAAAAGAATTCTCGTTTTGCTCAAGCTAGTCCACTACATATTTTTTTAC GTACTTAAAGAAGATCTTATTGATCGAGATGTAAGGAAG GTTTTATCATCACTTCGAACTTTCAAGTGA
- the LOC130713487 gene encoding uncharacterized protein LOC130713487 — protein sequence MNRKKSLQIFIQSPDLHQIRHESVTGDQTLADLKRSLFPESNHRSSFYFTLHGKPLPDDTPLSIPQIAPLSTLVLQSRLRGGGGDGGATGAESRDCYLKMYSEKKPDKVDPNEQRLSKWQNCALSNEPLREPCVIDKLGNIFNKEALVEALLGKKLPKEFGYIKGLKDMITIRLSSVPRAEDGAKFQCPISGLELNGKYRFFALRNCGHVLSAKALKEVRSSSCLVCHEDYGEEDKVVINGNEDEVAALRERMEMEKTRVREGKKNKKVKGESLEGSRLSGTKHVMAAVEKASAKVEVNGKVSNGGGAAKRFKAIDVAPAHATKEVYASIFTSSRKSDFKETYSCRSLPLGRN from the coding sequence ATGAATCGCAAGAAATCGCTCCAAATCTTCATCCAATCGCCGGACCTCCATCAAATCCGCCACGAATCCGTCACCGGCGATCAAACCCTCGCCGACCTGAAACGCTCTCTCTTCCCGGAATCAAACCACCGATCCTCGTTCTACTTCACCCTCCATGGAAAACCCCTCCCCGACGATACCCCTCTCTCGATCCCCCAAATCGCCCCTCTCTCCACCCTCGTTCTTCAATCCCGCCTCCGCGGCGGCGGAGGCGATGGCGGCGCGACGGGCGCCGAGTCCCGCGACTGCTACCTGAAGATGTACTCGGAGAAGAAGCCGGACAAGGTGGACCCCAACGAGCAGAGGCTGTCAAAGTGGCAGAACTGCGCGCTCTCGAACGAGCCCTTGAGGGAACCCTGCGTGATCGACAAGCTTGGGAATATCTTCAACAAGGAAGCGCTGGTGGAGGCTTTGCTCGGGAAGAAGCTTCCCAAGGAGTTTGGGTATATCAAGGGTTTGAAGGATATGATCACGATTCGGCTTTCTTCGGTTCCTAGAGCTGAAGATGGGGCTAAGTTTCAGTGTCCTATTTCGGGGCTTGAATTGAATGGGAAGTATAGGTTTTTTGCTCTGAGGAATTGTGggcatgttttgagtgcaaaggcGTTGAAGGAAGTTCGGTCGTCGAGTTGTTTGGTTTGCCATGAGGATTATGGGGAGGAGGATAAGGTTGTGATTAATGGGAATGAAGATGAGGTTGCTGCTTTGAGGGAGAGGATGGAGATGGAGAAGACCAGGGTGAGGGAggggaagaagaataagaaggtGAAGGGTGAGAGTTTGGAAGGGTCAAGGTTGAGTGGTACCAAGCATGTTATGGCTGCTGTGGAGAAGGCTTCAGCTAAAGTGGAAGTAAATGGGAAGGTTTCTAATGGTGGTGGTGCTGCGAAGCGTTTCAAGGCAATTGATGTGGCCCCAGCACATGCTACCAAGGAAGTCTATGCCTCCATATTCACTTCATCCAGAAAATCTGATTTTAAAGAAACATACTCTTGCAGATCTCTACCACTTGGAAGAAACTGA
- the LOC130710307 gene encoding uncharacterized protein LOC130710307 isoform X2, with the protein MKKTHRKPFQIFIQSPHLQQLRHESVTADQTLADLKRSLFPASHHLSSFYFTLHGKPLPEETPLLTLRIAPLSTLVLQPRLRGGVANDAESRDGYLDIYTEKTPDSVDFNKQRLSKSMNCTLSKVPLREPCVIDKLGNVFNKEALEGALLGKNLPEKFWHIQDLKDLITIWLSSIPGDEDGARFQCPVSGLEFNGMNSFFALRNCGHVLSAKALKEVNSSSCLVCHEGFAEFDKVLINGSEGEGEVVVLREKTRMNPSYQSIDVKNTVAQASVGNGCIHPYSFRGMCMDCEQDLDEKYGIPFEYIHEGLRLHDVEISRVRNEETKHFLCHKKLYLVLDLDQTLLNSVRFDRLSSKELYLLTHTDSLGDSLFKSDTDMMTKLRPFVRTFLKEASKYFEMYIYTMGNRSYAQKMAKLLDPQAEYFKRKVISRDDNTQKHQKGLDVVLGQESAVLILDDTKKVWTKHEDNLILIERYHFFARSRRQFGLNFESLAELKTDENETDGALKRILVLLKLVHYIFFYVLKEDLIDRDVRKVLSSLRTFK; encoded by the exons atgaagaagacGCATCGCAAACCCTTCCAAATCTTCATCCAATCGCCGCACCTCCAACAACTCCGCCACGAATCCGTCACCGCCGATCAAACCCTCGCCGACCTGAAACGCTCTCTGTTTCCGGCATCACACCACCTATCCTCTTTTTACTTCACCCTCCATGGGAAACCCCTTCCCGAAGAAACCCCTCTCTTAACCCTCCGAATTGCCCCTCTCTCCACCCTCGTCCTCCAACCCCGCCTCCGCGGCGGGGTCGCAAACGACGCCGAGTCCCGCGACGGCTACCTGGACATATACACGGAGAAAACCCCCGACAGTGTGGACTTTAACAAGCAGAGGCTGTCGAAATCGATGAACTGCACACTCTCGAAGGTTCCCTTGAGGGAACCCTGCGTGATCGACAAGCTTGGGAATGTTTTCAACAAGGAAGCGCTAGAGGGGGCTTTGCTTGGGAAAAATCTCCCTGAGAAGTTTTGGCACATACAGGATTTGAAGGACTTGATCACGATTTGGCTTTCTTCGATTCCTGGGGATGAAGATGGGGCTAGGTTTCAGTGCCCTGTTTCCGGTCTTGAATTCAATGGAATGAATAGTTTTTTCGCTCTGAGGAATTGTGGGCATGTTCTGAGTGCAAAGGCTTTGAAGGAGGTTAATTCGTCGAGTTGTTTGGTTTGCCACGAGGGTTTTGCGGAGTTTGATAAGGTTTTGATCAATGGGAGTGAAGGTGAAGGTGAGGTTGTTGTTTTGAGGGAGAAGACCAGGATGAATCCCTCATATCAATCCATAGACGTGAAGAACACAG ttgcACAGGCCTCTGTGGGAAATGGATGTATACATCCTTACTCATTTAGAGGTATGTGTATGGATTGTGAGCAAGATCTGGATGAGAAATATGGCATACCATTTGAATACATACATGAG GGACTGAGACTTCATGATGTGGAAATTTCTAGAGTGCGGAATGAAGAGACAAAGCATTTTTTATGTCATAAAAAGCTATACTTGGTTCTTGATCTCGATCAGACATTGCTAAATTCCGTTCGCTTTGATCGTTTGAGCTCAAAAGAGTTGTATTTACTTACCCATACAGATTCTCTAGGAG ATAGCCTCTTCAAATCAGACACCGACATGATGACCAAGTTGAGGCCTTTTGTCCGCACATTTCTCAAAGAAGCAAGTAAATACTTTGAGATGTACATATACACCATGGGTAATCGGAGCTATGCACAGAAGATGGCTAAGCTGCTTGATCCTCAAGCAGAATACTTCAAACGTAAGGTGATTTCTCGAGACGATAacacgcaaaagcatcaaaagGGTCTTGATGTTGTGCTGGGGCAAGAAAGTGCCGTCCTTATTCTTGATGACACAAAAAAA GTATGGACGAAGCATGAAGATAATCTGATACTGATTGAAAGATACCATTTTTTTGCTCGGAGTCGTCGGCAGTTTGGTTTGAATTTCGAATCACTTGCTGAATTGAAGACTGATGAAAATGAAACTGATGGAGCACTTAAAAGAATTCTCGTTTTGCTCAAGCTAGTCCACTACATATTTTTTTAC GTACTTAAAGAAGATCTTATTGATCGAGATGTAAGGAAG GTTTTATCATCACTTCGAACTTTCAAGTGA